The nucleotide window CTGCAGCAAGGACTGTGCCGCCATGAAAGAATCGGCGAACAGCGAAGCCTCGATGCGCCCGGAGCGGTCATCCAGGGTGACGAAGCCCATCTTGTCGCCCTTCTTGTTCTTCATTACCCGCAGGGCAATGATCATGCCGGCGATAGTCTGGGTTTCGCGCGACGGCTTGAGGTCGATGATGCGCTGGCGGGCGAAGCGGCGGATCTCGGCCTCGTACTCATCGATCGGGTGACCGGTGAGGTACAGGCCAAGGGTGTCCTTCTCGCCCTTCAGGCGCTCCTTGAGGGTCAGCTCGCGCACCTTGCGGTGGTTGGCATAGACGTCGACTTCCACCTCGTCGAACATGCTGCCGAACAGGTCGACATGGCCGCTGTCAGCGGTGTGAGCCGCCTGCTCTGCAGCCTTGATGGCCTCACCCAGTGCCGAGAGCAAGGTTGCACGGTTGATGTCGATGTTGGCCTGGTAGGCCTTGATCTCATCATGGAAGTGCGGGCCAAGACGGTCCAGTGCGCCACTGCGCACCAGCGCATCCAGGGTGCGCTTGTTGACCCGCTTGAGATCGATGCGCTCACAGAAGTCGAACAGGTCCTTGAACGGCCCGCCCTGGGCACGCGCCTCCACGATCGCTTCCACCGGGCCTTCGCCGACACCCTTGATGGCGCCCAGGCCATAGACGATACGGCCATCGTTGTTGACGGTGAACTTGAAGTCGGAGAAATTCACATCCGGCGCGTCGAGGCGCAGCTTCATGCTGCGCACCTCCTCGACCAGCACCACCACCTTGTCGGTGTTGTGCATGTCCGCCGACAGCACGGCAGCCATGAACGGCGCCGGGAAGTGGGTTTTCAGCCAGGCGGTCTGGTAGGACACCAGGCCATAGGCGGCGGAGTGGGATTTGTTGAAGCCATAACCCGCAAACTTTTCCACCAGGTCAAAGATGTTACCGGCCAGGTCGGCATCGATGCCGTTGTTGGCGCAACCTTCGATGAAGCCACCACGCTGCTTGGCCATTTCCTCGGGTTTTTTCTTACCCATGGCACGGCGCAGCATGTCTGCACCACCGAGGGTGTAGCCTGCCATCACCTGGGCGATCTGCATCACCTGTTCCTGGTACAGGATGATGCCATAGGTAGGCGCCAGCACCGGCTGCAGGCCGTCATACTGGTAATCGGGGTGCGGGTAGGCCAGCTCGGCCCGGCCGTGCTTGCGGTTGATGAAGTCGTCCACCATGCCCGACTGCAGCGGGCCCGGGCGGAACAGCGCTACCAGTGCGATAAGGTCTTCGAGGCAGTCGGGCTTGAGCTTCTTGATCAGCTCCTTCATGCCACGGGATTCAAGCTGGAACACCGCAGTGGTTTCGGCTTTTTGCAGCAGCTCGTAAGTCTTGCGGTCATCCAGCGGGATGAAGTCGATGTTGAGATCTGGCAGGTTTTTCTTGGCCTGCTCGCGGTTGATGATCTCCATCGCCCACTTGATGATGGTCAGGGTCCGCAGGCCGAGGAAGTCGAACTTGACCAGGCCGGCGGCCTCGACGTCGTCCTTGTCGAACTGGGTTACCAGGCCGCCGCCCTCTTCGTCACAGGCGATCGGCGAAAAATCGGTGAGCTTGGTCGGCGCGATAACCACACCACCGGCGTGCTTGCCGGTACCCCGGGTGACGCCTTCCAGCTTCAGCGCCATGTCCCAGATTTCGCGGGCATCCTCGTCGCCCTTGAGGAAGTCGCGCAGGATTTCTTCCTGCTCGTAGGCCTTCTCCAGGGTCATGCCCACTTCGAACGGGATCATCTTCGACAGGCGGTCGGCCAGCCCGTAGGACTTGCCCTGCACCCGCGCCACGTCTCGCACTACCGCCTTGGCGGCCATGGTACCAAAGGTGATGATCTGGCTGACCGCATTGCGCCCGTAGGCATCGGCCACGTATTCGATCACCCGATCCCGGCCATCCATGCAGAAGTCGACGTCGAAGTCGGGCATGGAAACCCGTTCAGGGTTGAGGAAGCGCTCGAACAGCAAGTCGTAGGCCAGCGGGTCGAGGTCGGTAATCTTCAGCACGTAGGCCACCAGCGAGCCCGCACCCGAACCACGGCCAGGTCCGACCGGCACGCCGTTGTTTTTGGCCCACTTGATGAAGTCCATCACGATCAGGAAGTAACCGGGGAAGCCCATCTGGATGATGATATCCAGCTCGAACTTCAGGCGGTCCAGGTAGACCTGGCGCTTCTCTTCGTAATTGGGTGTGGTGTCTTTCGGCCACAACACCGCCAGGCGCTCTTCCAGGCCTTCGTGGGACACAAGCCGCAGGTAGTCGTCGATGCCCATGCCGTTCGGCGTGGGGAAGTCGGGCAGGAAGTGCTTGCCCAGCTGCACCTGGATGTTGCAGCGCTTGGCAATCTCGACGGTGTTGGCGATGGCGTCGGGCAGGTCGCTGAACAGCTCGGCCATTTCCTCGGACGACTTCAGGTACTGCTGGTCACTGTAGCCACGCGGGCGGCGCGGGTCGTCAAGGGTCCAGCCCTCGCCAATGCAAACGCGGGTTTCGTGGGCGTCGAAGTCCGCCTGCTTGATGAAACGCACGTCGTTGGTGGCCACCAGCGGGGCGCCAAGCTTGTCGGCCAGGGCCACCGCCGCGTGCACGTATTCTTCATCGCGGGCGCGGTTGGTGCGCTGCACTTCAACGTAGAAGCGCTCGGGGAACATGCCCATCCAGTCTTGCAGCAGGGCCTGGGCTTCTTCATCCCGGCCGGACAACAAGGCCATGCCGATATCGCCCTCCTTGCCCGCTGACAGGGCAATCAGGCCCTCGCTGGCGGGGGCGATCCATTCACGCTGGAGGATGACCAACCCGTTACGCTGGCCATCGGTCCAGCCGCGCGAGATCAGCTCGGTGAGGTTGCGATAGCCCTTGGCGTCCATGGCCAGGAAGCAGATGCGCGACAGCGGCGCCTCCGGATCGGCACCGGCCAGCCACAGGTCGGCACCACAGATCGGCTTGATGCCCGCACCCATGGCAGTCTTGTAGAACTTCACCAGCGAGCACATGTTGCTCTGGTCGGTGATCGCCACCGCCGGCATGTTCATCCCGGCCAGCGCCTTGGCCAGCGGCTTGATCCGCACCAGGCCGTCTACCAGCGAGAATTCGGAGTGGACGCGCAGGTGAACGAAGGGAACCGACATGGAAGATCCTGTAGCAGTGCTTAACGACAAGGGCGGGATTGTAGCTTAAATGGGGAAGAGATTTGGGGCTGCTTGCACCCTCCCTGTAGGAGCAGCCTGGTGCTGCGAAAGGGCCAGTACAGGCACAGCAACTTCATTTACCTGACTGGCGCTTTCGCAGCACAAGGCTGCTCCTACAAGAGCGAAAGGGCCGCGAAGGGCCCTGGCAGGTCAGATAAGGGAATCGGTAACGCCATCGCGTGCTTCCCAGGCCGCACGCACCGGGGCAAAGGAACGCCGATGGATGGGCGTAGGCCCCAGGCGCGCGAGCGCTTCAAGGTGCACCGGGGTCGGGTAACCTTTGTGCCCACCCATGCCATACCCTGGGTAGATCAGCTCGAACGCGCTCATCTCACGGTCACGGGTTACCTTGGCCAGGATCGAGGCAGCTGCAATAGCCGGCACCTGGCTATCGCCTTTGATCACCGGCGACGCCGGCACGGCCAGCTTCGGGCAGCGGTTGCCATCGATCAGGGCCAGCTTCGGCGTAATGTGCAGGCCCTCCACCGCACGCTGCATGGCCAGCATCGTGGCCTGCAGGATGTTCAGGCGGTCGATTTCGTCGACCTCGGCGCGGGCGATGCAAAAGCTCAAGGCCTTTTCACAGATCTCGTCGAACAACGCCTCGCGCTTGGCTTCGGTGAGTTTCTTCGAATCGTTCAGGCCGAGGATCGGGCGCGCCGGATCAAGGATCACCGCCGCCGTCACCACCGCACCGCACAGTGGCCCGCGGCCCACTTCGTCGACGCCGGCGACCAGGTCTTCGACCAGGTTGAAGTCCAGTCCAATTTGCATGTCAGCGGTCCTTGAGCAAGGCCAGTACCGCCTCGGCCGCCTGGTTGGAGGCGTCACGGCGAAGGGTGCGGTGAATTTCGTCGAAACGTTCGGTCTGCTGGCTGCCATCGCGCACCAGCGGCGCAAGGGTGTTGGCCAAGGCTTCGCTGGTGGCGGCGTCCTGCAACAATTCGGGCACCAGCTCACGCTGGGCGAGCAGGTTTGGCAGGGACACGTAAGGGCTCTTCACCAGGCGCTTGAGGATCCAGTAGGTCAAGGGCGCAAGGCGGTAGGCCACCACCATTGGCCGCTTGTACAGCAGCGCTTCGAGGGTGGCTGTGCCCGAGGCGATCAGTACTGCATCACAGGCCGCCAGGGCCTGGTGCGACTGGCCATCGAGCAGGGTCAGTGGCAGTTGGCGCCCTTCAAGCATCTGTTCGACCTGGGCACGCCGCGCGGCGTTGGCGCAGGGCAGCACGAAGTGCACGCCTGGCACTTGCTGCTGCAGGC belongs to Pseudomonas putida NBRC 14164 and includes:
- the rnhB gene encoding ribonuclease HII — encoded protein: MQIGLDFNLVEDLVAGVDEVGRGPLCGAVVTAAVILDPARPILGLNDSKKLTEAKREALFDEICEKALSFCIARAEVDEIDRLNILQATMLAMQRAVEGLHITPKLALIDGNRCPKLAVPASPVIKGDSQVPAIAAASILAKVTRDREMSAFELIYPGYGMGGHKGYPTPVHLEALARLGPTPIHRRSFAPVRAAWEARDGVTDSLI
- the dnaE gene encoding DNA polymerase III subunit alpha gives rise to the protein MSVPFVHLRVHSEFSLVDGLVRIKPLAKALAGMNMPAVAITDQSNMCSLVKFYKTAMGAGIKPICGADLWLAGADPEAPLSRICFLAMDAKGYRNLTELISRGWTDGQRNGLVILQREWIAPASEGLIALSAGKEGDIGMALLSGRDEEAQALLQDWMGMFPERFYVEVQRTNRARDEEYVHAAVALADKLGAPLVATNDVRFIKQADFDAHETRVCIGEGWTLDDPRRPRGYSDQQYLKSSEEMAELFSDLPDAIANTVEIAKRCNIQVQLGKHFLPDFPTPNGMGIDDYLRLVSHEGLEERLAVLWPKDTTPNYEEKRQVYLDRLKFELDIIIQMGFPGYFLIVMDFIKWAKNNGVPVGPGRGSGAGSLVAYVLKITDLDPLAYDLLFERFLNPERVSMPDFDVDFCMDGRDRVIEYVADAYGRNAVSQIITFGTMAAKAVVRDVARVQGKSYGLADRLSKMIPFEVGMTLEKAYEQEEILRDFLKGDEDAREIWDMALKLEGVTRGTGKHAGGVVIAPTKLTDFSPIACDEEGGGLVTQFDKDDVEAAGLVKFDFLGLRTLTIIKWAMEIINREQAKKNLPDLNIDFIPLDDRKTYELLQKAETTAVFQLESRGMKELIKKLKPDCLEDLIALVALFRPGPLQSGMVDDFINRKHGRAELAYPHPDYQYDGLQPVLAPTYGIILYQEQVMQIAQVMAGYTLGGADMLRRAMGKKKPEEMAKQRGGFIEGCANNGIDADLAGNIFDLVEKFAGYGFNKSHSAAYGLVSYQTAWLKTHFPAPFMAAVLSADMHNTDKVVVLVEEVRSMKLRLDAPDVNFSDFKFTVNNDGRIVYGLGAIKGVGEGPVEAIVEARAQGGPFKDLFDFCERIDLKRVNKRTLDALVRSGALDRLGPHFHDEIKAYQANIDINRATLLSALGEAIKAAEQAAHTADSGHVDLFGSMFDEVEVDVYANHRKVRELTLKERLKGEKDTLGLYLTGHPIDEYEAEIRRFARQRIIDLKPSRETQTIAGMIIALRVMKNKKGDKMGFVTLDDRSGRIEASLFADSFMAAQSLLQADAMVVVEGEVSNDDFSGGLRLRVKQVMTMEDARTKLAESLRLKVAHEALKGDRLKWLGELITRHRGACPITLEYTGSDAKAMLQFGEQWSIDPADGLIQALRDQFGRENVFLQYR